CGATGGGCAGTCTCGAGCCGACATCCGCAAGATCGGGACCGATGCGTTGCGACCCGAGCATCACCGGTTGGTCGTAGAGAAAATCCTCCGCAACGCTGCGGCGTTTGCCCCAGCCGCGTGCAATATCCGGGCCGGTCGGGATGATTTTAAGCTCCGCCTTGGCGCCGGTAGGTTCGAGTTTTGCCAGGGCTGCGTCGGCGGCCGCGCGGGTCACATCCTTCAAAACTGTCTGGGGCAGCTCCGTGAAAAACTTCTGCGCGTCGCCGGTCGCCGCCGCCGCCTTCAAACTGATCAACGCGGCGGCAACTTCATTTCGGTTGGTGCCCGCGCCAGTCAACACCACTCCGTAAGTCCGCCCCGTCTGCCCGATCTGCTGACTGTGGCAGGTCGCGCAACCGAGCGAGCGATACACCTCGAGACCCTGCCGCGCCTCGCCCGGACGCATTTGGGGATAAAGCCGGGCAATATTGACCATGTTGGTGGCGGGCTGCGCGTTGCCGAGCTGCAACTGCGGCTCGAACACAAGGCCAAACCACGACAGCGCCAGCGCGAAGAACGCGCCGAGGAAGATGAGCGGGCCGTGGTTCATCGCGCCTCCTCCGCCCATTGCGGCTTGAGCGCGGACTTCATCACGGGCACGCAACATTCGCGACAACAGCGAATGAGCAACCCGCCGAGGTTCACCGCCCACACAACATTGCCGGCGGCCATCGCCAGATCGCCCAGCGTGCTCAAGCGGAACATGACGAGGCCCCGGTGCAACGCGGTCGTGAAAGGAACGGCTGGATCACCCATCCCCAGTCCTTGCAGCAGGCCGCCGATCGTCAATGACGCGGTATAAATTGTCAGC
The sequence above is drawn from the Candidatus Angelobacter sp. genome and encodes:
- a CDS encoding cbb3-type cytochrome c oxidase subunit II; translated protein: MNHGPLIFLGAFFALALSWFGLVFEPQLQLGNAQPATNMVNIARLYPQMRPGEARQGLEVYRSLGCATCHSQQIGQTGRTYGVVLTGAGTNRNEVAAALISLKAAAATGDAQKFFTELPQTVLKDVTRAAADAALAKLEPTGAKAELKIIPTGPDIARGWGKRRSVAEDFLYDQPVMLGSQRIGPDLADVGSRLPIAQWHLLHLYNPRVVEHNSVMPPYRFLFEKRKIGREPAADALKLAGEFAPEPGYEIVPTDQAKQLVAYLLSLRADTAIFETPMYVAVATSTNAPGALTNTPAAAATNSVAK